From Epinephelus lanceolatus isolate andai-2023 chromosome 5, ASM4190304v1, whole genome shotgun sequence, the proteins below share one genomic window:
- the LOC117262411 gene encoding beta-1,3-galactosyl-O-glycosyl-glycoprotein beta-1,6-N-acetylglucosaminyltransferase 3-like: MAFAKLFKRQLLRIFSLLLMGMFLTFVLRETGSNRHSLPDMRIPQQFSVDLPGCLAIISGNVEGKKGELEVLLGSRKRQKPLSEDFYLNVTKDCPSYIDKRGFITEPLSEEEEDFPLAYSMVIHEKIEMFERLLRAVYSPQNVYCVHVDQKSSKEFQKAVEAIVSCFPNVFIASKLERVIYASWSRVQADLNCMKDLLDSNVQWRYLLNTCGTDFPIKTNGEMVQALKVLNGKNSMETEATNDYKKTRWLYHYNVTDSVVRTDIKKSPPPISSPMFTGNAYFVVTRAFVKHVMQDREVQQLLEWEKDTFSPDEHLWATLQRMPSVPGSMPANDKYDVSDMQALARVVKWGYLAGDVKKGAPYYHCTGTYRRSVCVYGAGDLPWLLGQHHLFANKMDPEVDDIAIRCMESVLRFKALGHDPLLRDEYSTI, encoded by the coding sequence ATGGCTTTCGCTAAGTTGTTTAAGAGGCAGTTGTTGAGGATCTTCTCACTCCTCCTCATGGGTATGTTCCTTACCTTTGTCCTTCGGGAAACTGGCTCCAACAGGCACTCATTGCCTGATATGAGAATACCACAGCAGTTCTCTGTGGACCTGCCTGGCTGCTTGGCTATCATCAGTGGAAATGTGGAGGGCAAGAAAGGTGAATTAGAAGTGCTTCTGGGATCCAGGAAAAGACAGAAACCTTTATCGGAGGACTTCTACTTGAACGTGACAAAGGACTGTCCATCTTACATTGACAAGAGAGGTTTCATCACAGAGCCTCtcagtgaagaggaggaggattttCCCCTCGCCTACTCCATGGTGATCCATGAGAAGATTGAGATGTTTGAGCGACTTCTGCGAGCTGTTTACTCTCCTCAGAACGTCTACTGTGTGCATGTGGACCAGAAATCCTCTAAAGAATTTCAGAAGGCTGTGGAGGCAATCGTTTCCTGCTTTCCTAATGTGTTTATTGCCAGTAAATTAGAAAGAGTCATCTATGCCTCATGGTCCAGAGTGCAGGCAGATTTGAACTGCATGAAAGACCTTCTGGACTCAAACGTCCAGTGGAGGTACCTGCTGAACACCTGTGGGACAGACTTCCCCATCAAAACCAACGGAGAGATGGTTCAGGCACTGAAGGTCCTCAACGGGAAAAACAGCATGGAGACGGAGGCCACGAACGACTACAAGAAAACCCGCTGGCTGTATCACTACAATGTAACGGACTCTGTAGTAAGGACGGATATAAAGAAAAGTCCTCCACCCATTAGCAGCCCAAtgttcacaggaaatgcttaCTTTGTGGTCACGAGAGCCTTTGTGAAACATGtgatgcaggacagagaggTTCAGCAACTCTTGGAGTGGGAGAAAGACACATTCAGCCCTGATGAGCACTTGTGGGCCACCCTACAGAGGATGCCCTCTGTTCCTGGATCAATGCCTGCCAACGACAAGTATGACGTGTCAGACATGCAAGCTCTCGCTCGTGTGGTGAAGTGGGGCTATTTAGCAGGAGATGTGAAAAAAGGAGCCCCGTACTATCATTGCACTGGCACATATAGAAGATCAGTTTGTGTGTATGGAGCCGGGGACCTCCCGTGGCTCCTGGGACAACACCACCTCTTTGCAAATAAGATGGACCCTGAGGTTGATGATATTGCTATTAGATGTATGGAGTCAGTTCTGCGTTTCAAAGCTTTAGGCCATGACCCACTGTTAAGGGATGAATACTCCACTATTTAA
- the bnip2 gene encoding BCL2/adenovirus E1B 19 kDa protein-interacting protein 2 isoform X2 → MASDVIESEAVLKSVSDMNLNNSSPDFGTPSRTHEELGNRHTSSPSSSGVSGEGDEEELEELENSTASTIENGEEALQESLTKTRGTPQERTNPDNEQTQPGATSSTPVSLPQPRSPPGPIGSLERQESVATTEARLRMEGVELKEEWQDEDFPRPLPEEEELEDELFAGTSEETDPGYAMDHGKKAKKKLAAPDISLTLDRSEGSLLSDELDESTELDLDDIDTPSDNSNEFEWEDDLPKPKTTELLQKGVESVQEYSAADEREEGRRWRVFRIGDQEHRVDMKAIEPYKRVISHGGYYGDGLNAIIVFAVCFMPESNQPNYRYIMDNLFKYVIGTLELLVAENYMIVYLNGATSRKKMPTVGWLRKCYQQIDRRLRKNLKSLIIVHPSWFIRTLLALTKPFISSKFSQKIKYVFSLTDLAELVPMEYVSIPDCIKQFDDEKNRKSRKRIDQDMHGKVEVAAAAVPE, encoded by the exons ATGGCATCGGATGTGATTGAGAGTGAAGCGGTGCTGAAGAGTGTAAGTGATATGAATTTGAACAATAGCAGCCCAGATTTCGGCACACCCAGCAGGACTCATGAGGAGCTGGGAAACAGACACACGTCTAGCCCGTCATCTTCGGGAGTGTCAGGAGAAGGTGACGAGGAGGAACTAGAGGAGTTGGAAAACAGCACCGCGTCTACAATTGAAAATGGCGAAGAGGCACTTCAAGAGAGTCTAACCAAAACAAGAGGTACGCCACAGGAAAGGACAAATCCAGACAATGAGCAGACACAGCCGGGAGCAACAAGCTCTACCCCGGTGAGCCTTCCCCAGCCACGCTCACCTCCTGGACCCATTGGAAG CCTGGAGCGCCAAGAGTCAGTCGCCACGACAGAAGCTCGCCTAAGAATGGAAGGAGTCGAACTGAAGGAGGAGTGGCAGGATGAGGACTTTCCACG GCCCCTaccagaggaagaggagctggAAGATGAGCTTTTTGCAGGAACCTCTGAGGAGACAGATCCTG GCTATGCAATGGACCATGGCAAGAAGGCAAAGAAGAAGCTTGCAGCTCCAGACATCAGTCTTACACTGGACCGCAGCGAAGGTTCTCTTCTGTCTGATGAGCTGGATGAAAGCACAGAGCTGGACCTCGATGACATAGACACACCTTCAGACAACAGCAATGAGTTTGAATGGGAAG ACGATCTCCCCAAGCCGAAAACTACAGAACTACTGCAGAAGGGCGTGGAGTCAGTGCAGGAGTACTCCGCCGCggatgagagagaggagggacgACGCTGGAGGGTGTTTCGTATCGGAGACCAGGAGCACAGAGTGGACATGAAGGCCATTGAACCTTACAAGAGGGTTATCAGCCATGGAG GTTACTATGGAGATGGCCTGAATGCCATaattgtgtttgctgtgtgctTTATGCCTGAGAGCAATCAACCAAATTACAGATACATCATGGACAATTTATTCAA ATATGTCATCGGCACACTGGAGCTTTTGGTCGCAGAGAACTATATGATTGTGTATTTGAACGGGGCAACCTCTCGGAAAAAGATGCCGACCGTCGGCTGGCTCAGAAAGTGTTATCAGCAGATTGATAGGAG GTTAAGGAAGAACTTGAAGTCTTTGATAATTGTCCATCCCTCTTGGTTTATTCGTACCCTGCTGGCACTCACAAAACCTTTCATAAG CTCCAAATTTAGTCAGAAAATCAAGTATGTGTTCAGCTTGACAGACCTCGCAGAACTAGTTCCAATGGAGTATGTGTCCATACCAGATTGTATCAAACA GTTTGATGACGAAAAAAATAGGAAAAGCCGTAAAAG AATCGACCAGGACATGCACGGCAAAGTGGAGGTCGCAGCTGCTGCTGTTCCAGAGTGA
- the bnip2 gene encoding BCL2/adenovirus E1B 19 kDa protein-interacting protein 2 isoform X1 — MASDVIESEAVLKSVSDMNLNNSSPDFGTPSRTHEELGNRHTSSPSSSGVSGEGDEEELEELENSTASTIENGEEALQESLTKTRGTPQERTNPDNEQTQPGATSSTPVSLPQPRSPPGPIGSLERQESVATTEARLRMEGVELKEEWQDEDFPRPLPEEEELEDELFAGTSEETDPGYAMDHGKKAKKKLAAPDISLTLDRSEGSLLSDELDESTELDLDDIDTPSDNSNEFEWEDDLPKPKTTELLQKGVESVQEYSAADEREEGRRWRVFRIGDQEHRVDMKAIEPYKRVISHGGYYGDGLNAIIVFAVCFMPESNQPNYRYIMDNLFKYVIGTLELLVAENYMIVYLNGATSRKKMPTVGWLRKCYQQIDRRLRKNLKSLIIVHPSWFIRTLLALTKPFISSKFSQKIKYVFSLTDLAELVPMEYVSIPDCIKQFDDEKNRKSRKRYMHFHPGIDQDMHGKVEVAAAAVPE, encoded by the exons ATGGCATCGGATGTGATTGAGAGTGAAGCGGTGCTGAAGAGTGTAAGTGATATGAATTTGAACAATAGCAGCCCAGATTTCGGCACACCCAGCAGGACTCATGAGGAGCTGGGAAACAGACACACGTCTAGCCCGTCATCTTCGGGAGTGTCAGGAGAAGGTGACGAGGAGGAACTAGAGGAGTTGGAAAACAGCACCGCGTCTACAATTGAAAATGGCGAAGAGGCACTTCAAGAGAGTCTAACCAAAACAAGAGGTACGCCACAGGAAAGGACAAATCCAGACAATGAGCAGACACAGCCGGGAGCAACAAGCTCTACCCCGGTGAGCCTTCCCCAGCCACGCTCACCTCCTGGACCCATTGGAAG CCTGGAGCGCCAAGAGTCAGTCGCCACGACAGAAGCTCGCCTAAGAATGGAAGGAGTCGAACTGAAGGAGGAGTGGCAGGATGAGGACTTTCCACG GCCCCTaccagaggaagaggagctggAAGATGAGCTTTTTGCAGGAACCTCTGAGGAGACAGATCCTG GCTATGCAATGGACCATGGCAAGAAGGCAAAGAAGAAGCTTGCAGCTCCAGACATCAGTCTTACACTGGACCGCAGCGAAGGTTCTCTTCTGTCTGATGAGCTGGATGAAAGCACAGAGCTGGACCTCGATGACATAGACACACCTTCAGACAACAGCAATGAGTTTGAATGGGAAG ACGATCTCCCCAAGCCGAAAACTACAGAACTACTGCAGAAGGGCGTGGAGTCAGTGCAGGAGTACTCCGCCGCggatgagagagaggagggacgACGCTGGAGGGTGTTTCGTATCGGAGACCAGGAGCACAGAGTGGACATGAAGGCCATTGAACCTTACAAGAGGGTTATCAGCCATGGAG GTTACTATGGAGATGGCCTGAATGCCATaattgtgtttgctgtgtgctTTATGCCTGAGAGCAATCAACCAAATTACAGATACATCATGGACAATTTATTCAA ATATGTCATCGGCACACTGGAGCTTTTGGTCGCAGAGAACTATATGATTGTGTATTTGAACGGGGCAACCTCTCGGAAAAAGATGCCGACCGTCGGCTGGCTCAGAAAGTGTTATCAGCAGATTGATAGGAG GTTAAGGAAGAACTTGAAGTCTTTGATAATTGTCCATCCCTCTTGGTTTATTCGTACCCTGCTGGCACTCACAAAACCTTTCATAAG CTCCAAATTTAGTCAGAAAATCAAGTATGTGTTCAGCTTGACAGACCTCGCAGAACTAGTTCCAATGGAGTATGTGTCCATACCAGATTGTATCAAACA GTTTGATGACGAAAAAAATAGGAAAAGCCGTAAAAGGTATATGCACTTTCACCCAGG AATCGACCAGGACATGCACGGCAAAGTGGAGGTCGCAGCTGCTGCTGTTCCAGAGTGA
- the bnip2 gene encoding BCL2/adenovirus E1B 19 kDa protein-interacting protein 2 isoform X3, with translation MASDVIESEAVLKSVSDMNLNNSSPDFGTPSRTHEELGNRHTSSPSSSGVSGEGDEEELEELENSTASTIENGEEALQESLTKTRGTPQERTNPDNEQTQPGATSSTPVSLPQPRSPPGPIGSLERQESVATTEARLRMEGVELKEEWQDEDFPRPLPEEEELEDELFAGTSEETDPGYAMDHGKKAKKKLAAPDISLTLDRSEGSLLSDELDESTELDLDDIDTPSDNSNEFEWEDDLPKPKTTELLQKGVESVQEYSAADEREEGRRWRVFRIGDQEHRVDMKAIEPYKRVISHGGYYGDGLNAIIVFAVCFMPESNQPNYRYIMDNLFKYVIGTLELLVAENYMIVYLNGATSRKKMPTVGWLRKCYQQIDRRLRKNLKSLIIVHPSWFIRTLLALTKPFISSKFSQKIKYVFSLTDLAELVPMEYVSIPDCIKQIDQDMHGKVEVAAAAVPE, from the exons ATGGCATCGGATGTGATTGAGAGTGAAGCGGTGCTGAAGAGTGTAAGTGATATGAATTTGAACAATAGCAGCCCAGATTTCGGCACACCCAGCAGGACTCATGAGGAGCTGGGAAACAGACACACGTCTAGCCCGTCATCTTCGGGAGTGTCAGGAGAAGGTGACGAGGAGGAACTAGAGGAGTTGGAAAACAGCACCGCGTCTACAATTGAAAATGGCGAAGAGGCACTTCAAGAGAGTCTAACCAAAACAAGAGGTACGCCACAGGAAAGGACAAATCCAGACAATGAGCAGACACAGCCGGGAGCAACAAGCTCTACCCCGGTGAGCCTTCCCCAGCCACGCTCACCTCCTGGACCCATTGGAAG CCTGGAGCGCCAAGAGTCAGTCGCCACGACAGAAGCTCGCCTAAGAATGGAAGGAGTCGAACTGAAGGAGGAGTGGCAGGATGAGGACTTTCCACG GCCCCTaccagaggaagaggagctggAAGATGAGCTTTTTGCAGGAACCTCTGAGGAGACAGATCCTG GCTATGCAATGGACCATGGCAAGAAGGCAAAGAAGAAGCTTGCAGCTCCAGACATCAGTCTTACACTGGACCGCAGCGAAGGTTCTCTTCTGTCTGATGAGCTGGATGAAAGCACAGAGCTGGACCTCGATGACATAGACACACCTTCAGACAACAGCAATGAGTTTGAATGGGAAG ACGATCTCCCCAAGCCGAAAACTACAGAACTACTGCAGAAGGGCGTGGAGTCAGTGCAGGAGTACTCCGCCGCggatgagagagaggagggacgACGCTGGAGGGTGTTTCGTATCGGAGACCAGGAGCACAGAGTGGACATGAAGGCCATTGAACCTTACAAGAGGGTTATCAGCCATGGAG GTTACTATGGAGATGGCCTGAATGCCATaattgtgtttgctgtgtgctTTATGCCTGAGAGCAATCAACCAAATTACAGATACATCATGGACAATTTATTCAA ATATGTCATCGGCACACTGGAGCTTTTGGTCGCAGAGAACTATATGATTGTGTATTTGAACGGGGCAACCTCTCGGAAAAAGATGCCGACCGTCGGCTGGCTCAGAAAGTGTTATCAGCAGATTGATAGGAG GTTAAGGAAGAACTTGAAGTCTTTGATAATTGTCCATCCCTCTTGGTTTATTCGTACCCTGCTGGCACTCACAAAACCTTTCATAAG CTCCAAATTTAGTCAGAAAATCAAGTATGTGTTCAGCTTGACAGACCTCGCAGAACTAGTTCCAATGGAGTATGTGTCCATACCAGATTGTATCAAACA AATCGACCAGGACATGCACGGCAAAGTGGAGGTCGCAGCTGCTGCTGTTCCAGAGTGA